From the genome of Peptoniphilus sp. ING2-D1G:
TTATTCGTAGGAAAAACTTACATTTTCATATTCTTCCGAGACTATTTTTTTCTTGACTATATAAAGAGATGCCGTTGTAGCTTCCATATAGGGATTAAGCAATATAAAGCCCAAGTTTAAAAGAATTGCGGAGAGAAAAATCCAGCCGAAGAAGGACAGTTCCAATACGAATATGTTGAATTTATCATTTCTTGTAAGTTCTTTGCTTATGGCAATGGCATCGCCTAAGCTGAGCTCGGGATCCTCTGCCAAAATATAGGGGACGAAGTAGTATTCGTAGGTTTTTATTATTCCGGGAACTATTAAAAGCAAGGTCCATAAAAAAATATATATGTCTTTTAAAAATAATTTGCCGGCAAGACTTTTCCAAGTTCCGTCTTTAAAGGGAGAAAACAAGTAGGAAATGTTTGAGTCATAGTGATAGCCTCTTATAAAGTATCTTTTTAATCCTATGGACATAGGTCCGATTACAAATATTGAAATTAAAGCAAAGACAACGGCTAAAAACATAAATAACATAGGACTTACCA
Proteins encoded in this window:
- a CDS encoding putative membrane protein (This is a family of uncharacterised bacterial proteins; High confidence in function and specificity) — translated: MWTRKFLKDNAKEFLRKYLKDAIIVCLIFFLLSSIFGDDTSYTNLSLDLKDNYTENYEIETQKKFRIDVFENSKLFKYSKNFLGDNVIINDPWDNSITLLVSPMLFMFLAVVFALISIFVIGPMSIGLKRYFIRGYHYDSNISYLFSPFKDGTWKSLAGKLFLKDIYIFLWTLLLIVPGIIKTYEYYFVPYILAEDPELSLGDAIAISKELTRNDKFNIFVLELSFFGWIFLSAILLNLGFILLNPYMEATTASLYIVKKKIVSEEYENVSFSYE